Genomic segment of Streptosporangium sp. NBC_01755:
GCCGCGCTCACCCATCAGCCCCTTCGCGCGGCAGGCCAGGTACCAGGGCGCCGACAGATTGACCTCGAGGGTGTGATCCCAGACGTCCTGGTCGGTGCGCTCGGCCCGGGTCGCGGTCGGCAGCACGCCGGCATTGTTGACCAGGATGTCCAGGGAACCGAACTCGTCCTCGACGCGGTCCATCAGCGCGCTCAACGACGATCGGTCCGCCATGTCGGCGGCGATCGCCGCCGCCCGCGCACCAGAGGTCCGCAGTTCCTTCGCGAGTGCGGTGATTGGGCCCTCGCTGCGGGCGACGAGCACCACCTCGGCGCCGTCCTCGGCGAGCCGCCGGGCGATGGCTTCGCCGATTCCCCGGCTCGCCCCGGTAACCAGGGCTCGACGTCCATGTAGCTGCATGCCATCACTGTCGGCACGGCATATTACCGCCCGCGTTATGAGTGGTGGGCGGCGTAACGCCCCCTGGATAGACCGGTGTAGAACGCCCAGGCTCGACAGCCGGACGCGATGAGGAGGTAACAGGTGAGCTTCAGCCCGGACGAGGAAGCCGAGGCCTTGCGCGCGGTGGTCCGCGACTTCCTGGACAAGCAGTCGCCCGAGGACGAGGTTCGCCGCCTCATGGAGACCGGTAGCGGCGTCGATCCCACGGTCTGGCGGAAGGCGGCCGAGGAGCTCGGGCTGCACGGGATCGCGATCCCCGAACGTCACGGTGGCAGCGGGGCGGGCCCGGTCGAACTCGGGGTGGTGTTCGAGGAGATGGGCGCCGCGCTCTACTGCGGCCCGTTCTTCGCCACCGTGGGCCTGGCCGCGACCGCGCTGACCGAGTTCGGCGGGGACGGCGCCGCCGAGTACCTGCCGGGCATCGCCGCGGGCGACACGATCGCGACGCTGGCCTGGCCGGGTACCGGCACCGGCGGCGGTGCGTTGAGGGCCCTGGAAACCGACGGTGGGTGGACGGTGTCGGGGACGGCCGGCATCGTCATCGACGGCGCCGCCGCCGATCTCGTCCTGGCCGCGGCCGACACCGCCGCCGGCGTGGGCCTGTTCGCCGTCGACGGCACGGCGTCGGGCCTGCGGCGCACCCCGCTCACGACGCTGGATTCCACCCGCAAGCTCGCTGAGCTTAAGTTCCACCGCGTCCCCGCCCGCCTGCTCGGCAGGGCGGAAGGCGTGCTCCGCCGCACCGGCGACCTCGCCACCCTGTATCTGGCCGCGGAGCAGCTGGGCGGGGCGGCTCGGGTGCTCTCGACCTCGGTGGACTACGCCGGCACCCGCGTGCAGTTCGGCCGGGCGATCGGCTCGTTCCAGGCCATCAAGCACCGCTGCGCGGACATGCTGATCGACGTGGAGTCCGCGCGTTCGGTGGTCTACCACGGCCTGTGGACCGCGGTGCACGACCCGGTCAACCTGCCGGCCGCCGCGGCGCTGGCCCGCGCGA
This window contains:
- a CDS encoding SDR family NAD(P)-dependent oxidoreductase; translation: MQLHGRRALVTGASRGIGEAIARRLAEDGAEVVLVARSEGPITALAKELRTSGARAAAIAADMADRSSLSALMDRVEDEFGSLDILVNNAGVLPTATRAERTDQDVWDHTLEVNLSAPWYLACRAKGLMGERGGVIVNNASTAAYYPSRGLVAYNVSKSALVMLTRVLALEWASSQVRVIGVAPGKVETDLVGPIVQWARKRDQPLNPQGRLGTPREVADLVAFLVGDHAAYLTGVTIPIDGGELLTAGSGLTP